From Punica granatum isolate Tunisia-2019 chromosome 1, ASM765513v2, whole genome shotgun sequence:
GATCGTGGCAGAGTACCTTCAAGTCTATTTTGACTCAATCGAATCGTCCTCAAGTTGTTCCCCGAGAAAAATATCTCTGGTATCTGACCAACAAGCTTATTTGCTCGGAGGTCCAACACTGATGCGCTTAAATTTATGAAACAGTGAGGAATGGAACCGGTTAACCTATTATTGGAGAGGTTCACCACTTCTAGAAGAGTGGCGTTGCAGAGCTGATGAGGAATGTCTCCACTAAACTTATTGTTTGCAACGGAATAGAACCAAACATAGGGCAATGGAATCTGTAGTGGGCCGTCAAAATTGTTATTGGCTAAGTCAACCATCTCAACATTCGAATTTCGGAAGAATACTATCGGCAATTGTCCAGAAAATTGGTTGTTGGAGAGGCATAAGGATTCAATCTGCTGAGGGAGGGGAATTTCATTAAGGACCCCATGAAACATGTTTGATCGCAAATCTATATACCGTAAGCTTGTACAGTTTGCTAAAGATCGTGGCAGTGGACCTTGTAACAGATTGTGGGTCAAATCCAAATTGGAGATATTACTTAAATTTCCCAAGCATCCCGGGATGGCGCCGTTGAGTCTGTTATTTGAAAGAGACATTTGTCTTATTGAACTCATTTGGCAGATTGATGATGGAATCTCTCTGGTGAAATTATTAGATGACAGATCCAAGCGTATCAGCGTGTTGCTCCGAACTCTCCCAAACCATTCAGGAATTGGACCACTAATCATGTTTCCGGAAAGGTCCAACAATTCCAGCTCAGGTGAAGATCTCAAGAAATATGGGAATGTACTGCTCAAGTTGACGCCAAGAAGTGTGAACTCTTTGAGCCGCGGGAAGGAGCAGTTCCCACTGTTCGGAATCATTACGTTAAGGTTCCTCAAAAGCAAAAGGTGCTCAAGATTCTTTAGCTTCGCAAACATTTCAAAGTCTACGATGGTACGACTGAGGTTGAAACCACTGAGAGACAAGAAAGATAGGCGGTCAAGGTTTCCAAGTGTTAGTGGCATCGACCCAGTAAATTCGCTGTCTAAGAGGTCCAAATATTCCAAGGATGTGAGATTCCCCACTGAATCAGGAATTGGTCCATGGAACTTTGTATGTGATAGACTCAAGCGGACGAGTGGGCTACTACTCCAATTTGTTTGGGGAAGAGCACCCGTGAGATTAAAAttagaagaaagagagagaatgcgGAGGTTTGGGAGATGGAAGATGTTCATTGGGAATGTCCCTTGTAGAGAGCATTCACCAAGTCTCAAAGAAGTCAGAGTGGAAGAGAGATTCGTGAGGGAAGTAGGAGAAATTCTAGACATGTCTACACCACAAAGAACAAGTTCTCTCAGCTGACTGAGATTACTAATAAACTTTCTGAAACTACGATCCTCTTCTACTGTTAGGCCGAAGTTACCAGTTAGATCGAGTGAAATTAGGCTAGAAAGGTGATGAGATATCATCTCCAGAGGAATGATTCCCGAGAAGGAAGAACCAGAGAGATTGAGATGTGCCAATCCGGTAAGTATACCAAACCTTGATGAAATTTGTGAGCCAATGAAATTGTTACCGGCGAGATTGAGCCGTCGAAGATTGGGGAGCAAGAAGAGAGTGTTGTTGGAATGGAGGGTTCCCTGAAGCCAACTGCAACTGAGGTCGAGGCCGATCACGTAATCTTTTGACGTGTGGCATGTGACCCCATCCCATGAGCAGCAATTGGTGCCATTCTTCCATGAGGCTGTCTTCGGATATGAAGTGTTGTTGCAGTAATTTGCAGAGGCATCCCTTGAGATTGTAAATGATTGACTGAACTGGAGCAGGGCATCGCACTCACTGACATGGCTCGGGCGTTGGGACGAATAAGGGGATGATGTATTGCTGGTGGGAACAGCAACAGCAATAGCAACAACTATTATTATTGACTGGCGTGAGATCAGGAAAGAGAGGAAGCTGAGGAAGAGGACGTCCCAAACATCTCTCGTCATATTGTCTCGTTAGTAAGACTGAATGATAATGAAATGTTGTCTTGGGATGCAACGAATTCCATCATTTCATCCCTTAAATAGAAATAGTCTCTCGTTTCCTTTGACACGCTGCTCCTTTACCATTATTTGGAtccaaaggaaaagaaaatggagggGAGAGGAAATTTGTATAGAAACTAGATGAAAACCCGCACGTTACGCGGACGATTACTAGGGAATTTAATGATAGAAAtcttgaaatattaaaacttATTTGTATTGTTAATTAAAACTTGagcaaatattttattgaaacAATCATTATCGAAAAAATTAAACTGGGGGAGTACCGTCAGCGCGGCCCCGTCTAGCGGGGGGAGTGC
This genomic window contains:
- the LOC116203443 gene encoding receptor-like protein 7 — encoded protein: MTRDVWDVLFLSFLSFLISRQSIIIVVAIAVAVPTSNTSSPYSSQRPSHVSECDALLQFSQSFTISRDASANYCNNTSYPKTASWKNGTNCCSWDGVTCHTSKDYVIGLDLSCSWLQGTLHSNNTLFLLPNLRRLNLAGNNFIGSQISSRFGILTGLAHLNLSGSSFSGIIPLEMISHHLSSLISLDLTGNFGLTVEEDRSFRKFISNLSQLRELVLCGVDMSRISPTSLTNLSSTLTSLRLGECSLQGTFPMNIFHLPNLRILSLSSNFNLTGALPQTNWSSSPLVRLSLSHTKFHGPIPDSVGNLTSLEYLDLLDSEFTGSMPLTLGNLDRLSFLSLSGFNLSRTIVDFEMFAKLKNLEHLLLLRNLNVMIPNSGNCSFPRLKEFTLLGVNLSSTFPYFLRSSPELELLDLSGNMISGPIPEWFGRVRSNTLIRLDLSSNNFTREIPSSICQMSSIRQMSLSNNRLNGAIPGCLGNLSNISNLDLTHNLLQGPLPRSLANCTSLRYIDLRSNMFHGVLNEIPLPQQIESLCLSNNQFSGQLPIVFFRNSNVEMVDLANNNFDGPLQIPLPYVWFYSVANNKFSGDIPHQLCNATLLEVVNLSNNRLTGSIPHCFINLSASVLDLRANKLVGQIPEIFFSGNNLRTIRLSQNRLEGTLPRSLANCKNLEVLDLSENELEGRFPYWLDTLPNLQLLDLRSNKLRGLINNSRKNNHPFPKLHILDLSDNSFYGHLPA